The Planctomycetaceae bacterium genome segment CGTTTGGCCTGCTTGCGCAAAACATCGGCTCTTCTTTATCGTCGAAGACTAAAAACCGAACGCCGGCCACATCAAGCTGGTCTTTGCATTCAAAAACTTTGTAAAAGTACTCCGTCGAAGGGTCGTGATTGCCGCGAACCGCGATATAAGGACAAGTTAGCTTGCCAAGAATTTGCTGAAGTTTGACCAGCCAGAGTTTAGCGATTTCGCTGTCGTTCCCATCGACAAAATCTCCGCAGATTATGGCTAAATCGGGTTTTATCCATCGATTGAACCTGTTAATCGCTCGCAGAAGCAGTATTTCCGCCATATCGCCGCGAATGTCTGGATTATCTGCCTTGCACGGTGCGTGAATATCAGATATTATTGTAATTTTCATTTTTATATCTATAATGCCCGAACTTATTTAAATTTAAAACTGTATTATAAAATAGTCTCGACTGAAAGTCGAATCCTGAATTTTGAATTTTAATTTTTGATTTTTAATTTTTTGTTAATGCCAATAACTCCTTATCATTTTGGACCATCCGGACTAATCGGCTATGTCTTTCGCAAGTGGCTCGACTTTCCGGTCTTTGTACTCGCCAACGTCGTTGTTGACCTTGAGGTTTTGCTCATTGGATATTTCCACCTCGGCTGGCCATACCATCGTTATGCGCATACTCTGCTCGGCGGCGCGGTGGTCGGACTGTTATGGGGAGTCGTTGCGTATTTTATTCAGCCGATTTTGAAATGGGGTATGCACATTATCAGGATAAATTACACGCCGACATTTAAAAGGATGTTAATCTCCGGCGTGCTTGGCGTTTGGCTGCACGTTTTGGTGGACGCGATTTATCATTATGACGTGAAAATCTTTTGGCCGTTCCCGAAAAATATCCTTTGGCGGATAATCTATCAGGAGCAGGTTAAAATGATTTGCCTGATATGCCTCGGCGTTTTCGCCGTGCTTTATATGTTGCCGACGTTCAAACAATTCTTAAAAAAACGATAAAAAAACTTTGAAAACTCAATATCTTGTAGGGTGGGCTTTGGCGAAGCCATCCTGTGGACAGCCCACGCAGTAGTGTTAGTTAATATATCAAATATTAAAAATCAAAGCTTGTCCTCGCGCAGGCGGGGATTGTGGAAGGCCTTCGACCAACTATTTAATTTTTACATTGTCATTTTGCATTTTGATATTTGATATTTGATTTAATTATCAAATCTTCAATCTACAATCTTCAATTTTAAATTTTTCTACTTCTCCACCGGCGTCAAAACAACCTTCACCGTCTCGTCTTTATATACAACTTCTTTTTCGCCGTCGTATTCTACCGTTTTCACAAAAACCTTGGTTTTATCTTCGCCAGGAATAGTGATGTTGAAATTATAGAGTTCCTCGCCGCCATCTTCGCCGGTAAATTCCCATTTTACGATTACCGGTTTTCCGATTGGTGATGGGCATTCTATTTGGCCTGTTATTTCATTATCATCATGAAGCTGTTCTTTAACAAACAGCGGCAGTGTGCAATTATTATTCGGGTCACCGTCAACATAAACAACCTGTACAACTCCTGCGATTTC includes the following:
- a CDS encoding metal-dependent hydrolase; its protein translation is MPITPYHFGPSGLIGYVFRKWLDFPVFVLANVVVDLEVLLIGYFHLGWPYHRYAHTLLGGAVVGLLWGVVAYFIQPILKWGMHIIRINYTPTFKRMLISGVLGVWLHVLVDAIYHYDVKIFWPFPKNILWRIIYQEQVKMICLICLGVFAVLYMLPTFKQFLKKR